From the genome of Pelosinus fermentans DSM 17108:
TAAAGGCTCAAGAAATTCTAAAAGCTATTAAATAGGTTTATAATAAGAAAATAGGAGTGATTCTATTGTTGATGACAACCGTTGCTACCATTTTTGTATTTGGACTGTTGGTATTTGTTCATGAATTAGGACATTTCGTTACCGCAAAAATGACTGGTATGCGAGTAGACGAGTTTGCGATTGGCTTTGGTCCTAAAGTAATTAGTTATAAGCATGGTGAGACGCTATATTCTTGGCGTATTATACCATTAGGCGGTTTCAATAAAATTGCAGGTATGGATCCTGATGAGGAGCAAGATGAGCGCTCTTTTAATGCAAAATCAATTCCTGCCAGGATGTTAGTAATTGTAGCTGGATCAACAATGAATTTTGTGTTGCCAATCTTATTATTCTTGACAATTTTTTTGAGCTCAGGTATTGATACTCCTTCAAGTTCTCCCATTGTCGGTAATGTTTTTGCTGATAAGCCTGCAGCGCAGGCAGGATTATCCCTTGGTGATACAATCATTGCAGTAAATAATCAAGAAATTACATCATGGAGAGAATTTGTAAATATTGTACAAATAAATGCTGGTAATAAACTATCATTAAAATATCAACATAATGGTGAAGTTAAAACAACGGTAGTAACTCCGGAATTTGACGAAAAAGCCAATCGAGGCATTATTGGTGTGATGCCGCAAATTGAAAAATATCATCCCGGTTTTATTGAAGCATTTGGCTTAGCTGCTAAGCAAACATATGTAGTAGCGAGCAGTATGGTGGTTGGCATTGCCCAAATGATTACAGGAAAGGTTGCTGCTGAAGTAGCTGGACCAATTGGTGTGGCGCAAATGGCGGGTGAAGTAGCGCAATTAGGCTTGATTCCTCTACTGCAGTTTGCTGCATTTTTGAGCATTAACTTAGGACTGATTAATTTGTTACCAGTACCCATGCTTGATGGCGGGCATCTTGTAACCTTAGTTGTAGAGGGATTAAGAGGGAAGCCTTTAGAGAAAAAGCATATGCAATTTATACAAATGATTGGCTTTGCCTTATTAATGCTTTTATTTTTAGTAGCTACCTTTAAAGATATTTCCAGATTAAAGATTTTCTAAGAATGAGATAACTTTTTAGAAGGATAAAATCAAGGCTGAATTTAAGTAATTGCTGCCTAGATCGTAGACTTTGAGGTGAAGAAATGACAGAATTTATGCAACGAAGAATGACCAATCCTGTATATGTTGGCAAGGTAATGGTTGGCGGCAGGGCCCCCATATCTGTTCAATCCATGACAAATACTAAAACCGATGATGTAGCAGGTACAGTAGCTCAAATTATGCAGCTGGGTTCAGCAGGGTGTGATATAGTACGTTTAGCGGTACCCGATATGTCAGCAGCACTAGCAATAAAAGAAATTAAATCAAAAGTACAGATACCTCTAATTGCAGATATACATTTTGATTATCGTTTTGCAATTGCTGCAATGGAAAATGGTGTTGATGCTCTGCGAATTAATCCTGGCAATATTGCCGATGCAACTCATGTTGCAATCATTGTGAAAGAAGCAAAAAAACGAAGCATTCCGATTCGTATAGGGGTGAATGCTGGCTCTTTAGAAAAAAGCATTCTAGAGAAATATGGCGGGCACCCTACGCCTGCTGGCATGGTAGAAAGTGCGATGCAGCATATTGCTATCTTAGAAAAATTAGACTTTCGAGATATTAAAATATCGTTAAAAGCCAACGATGTTCCTATGACTATTAATGCGTATCAGTTGATGTCTGAAACAGTTAACTATCCTTTGCACTTGGGAATTACGGAAGCTGGAACCATTAAATCGGGAATGATTAAATCAGCGGTAGGTATTGGTGCTTTATTAGCACAAGGAATTGGCGATACCATTCGTGTATCCCTAACAGGTGATCCAGTGGAAGAAATAAAGGCTGCAAATGAAATATTAAAGTCTTTAGGATTAAAGGAATATGGACCAACTTTAATTTCATGCCCTACTTGTGGACGGTGTAATATCAATTTGGCAGAAATTGCAGAACAAGTTGAGCAAAAACTTAGCCAAGTACGTAAGCCATTTAAAGTTGCTGTTATGGGATGTGTTGTGAATGGCCCTGGTGAAGCAAAGGAAGCGGATGTTGGAATTGCAGGCGGCAAGGGGCAAGGATTGGTATTTCGTAAAGGTGAAATCGTAAAAAGAGTTTCAGAAGATCAGTTAGTAACAGCATTATTCACAGAAATTGACAAACTCATCGAGGAGGACAATTAACTATGCTTGTATCACAATTATATGCTCCCACATTACGGGAAACTCCAGCGGAAGCCGAAATAGTAAGCCATCAGCTTATGCTGCGGTCCGGTATGATTCGCAAAGCGGCTGGTGGAGTTTATACATATATGCCATTGGCTTTGAGAGTACTTAGAAAAATTGAAAATATTGTGCGCCAAGAAATGGATGCTAAAGGAGGTCAGGAATTATTGATGCCTATTATCCAGCCAGCAGAAATGTGGCAGGAAACTGGGCGCTGGGATGTATACGGTGATGAAATGTTCAGGTTGAAGGACCGGCATAACCGGGATTTCTGTCTTGGGCCTACTCATGAAGAAATGATTACTACATTGGTACGCTCAGATGTACGCTCGTACCGGCAATTGCCTTTGAAGCTTTATCAAATTCAAAATAAATATCGTGATGAACGACGTCCCCGTTTTGGATTAATGCGTGGTCGCGAATTTATTATGAAAGATTTATATTCCTTTGATAAAGATGAGGACGGTCTTGCCAAAAGCTATGATCAAATGTATGAAGCCTATACTGCTATCTTTAATCGTTGCGGGTTAACCTTTAGGGCTGTGGAAGCTGATGGTGGGGCAATTGGCGGCAGTGGTACGCATGAGTTCATGGTTATTGCTGATTCAGGTGAAGCTGCTATTGTATATTGTCCATCATGTGAATATGCAGCTAATGTAGAAAAAGCGGAATTAGAAGCGATCTCAATACCAAAAGAGGAATTAAAAACCTTAAGTATCGTTGATACACCAGGGACCAAATCGATAGAAGCCGTAACAACTCTATTAGGAATTACCGCTGATAAGGTAATTAAGACTCTTGTGTATAATACTGATAAGGGAGTTGTAGTAGCCTTAGTTCGTGGTGACCATGAAGTCAATGAAATTAAATTGCAGAATCTAGTGGATTGTTTAACAATTGAGTTAGCAGATGAAAAGACAATAGTGGAAACCCTGGGTAGTATTCCGGGCTTCATTGGTCCTGTTGGAATAAAAACTCCAATGCTGATTGCTGATTCTACTGTTATGAACCAATATAATGCTGTTTGTGGGGCAAATACTTCTGATAAACATTACTGCAACGTAAATGCTAAACGTGATTTTTCTCCTACGATCATTGCTGATATTCGTTTAATTCAGGAGAATGATCCTTGCCCTCATTGCAGCTTACCAGTGAAAACTGCCAGAGGGATTGAAGTCGGTCAGGTATTCAAACTGCATACTAAATATAGTAATGCATTAAAAGCTACCTATCTAGATATGAATGGCAGAGAGCAGCTTATGGTTATGGGGTGCTACGGCATAGGCGTGAGTCGCACTATGGCTGCAACAATTGAGCAAAATAACGATGAGTATGGAATTATTTG
Proteins encoded in this window:
- the ispG gene encoding flavodoxin-dependent (E)-4-hydroxy-3-methylbut-2-enyl-diphosphate synthase produces the protein MTEFMQRRMTNPVYVGKVMVGGRAPISVQSMTNTKTDDVAGTVAQIMQLGSAGCDIVRLAVPDMSAALAIKEIKSKVQIPLIADIHFDYRFAIAAMENGVDALRINPGNIADATHVAIIVKEAKKRSIPIRIGVNAGSLEKSILEKYGGHPTPAGMVESAMQHIAILEKLDFRDIKISLKANDVPMTINAYQLMSETVNYPLHLGITEAGTIKSGMIKSAVGIGALLAQGIGDTIRVSLTGDPVEEIKAANEILKSLGLKEYGPTLISCPTCGRCNINLAEIAEQVEQKLSQVRKPFKVAVMGCVVNGPGEAKEADVGIAGGKGQGLVFRKGEIVKRVSEDQLVTALFTEIDKLIEEDN
- the rseP gene encoding RIP metalloprotease RseP; this encodes MLMTTVATIFVFGLLVFVHELGHFVTAKMTGMRVDEFAIGFGPKVISYKHGETLYSWRIIPLGGFNKIAGMDPDEEQDERSFNAKSIPARMLVIVAGSTMNFVLPILLFLTIFLSSGIDTPSSSPIVGNVFADKPAAQAGLSLGDTIIAVNNQEITSWREFVNIVQINAGNKLSLKYQHNGEVKTTVVTPEFDEKANRGIIGVMPQIEKYHPGFIEAFGLAAKQTYVVASSMVVGIAQMITGKVAAEVAGPIGVAQMAGEVAQLGLIPLLQFAAFLSINLGLINLLPVPMLDGGHLVTLVVEGLRGKPLEKKHMQFIQMIGFALLMLLFLVATFKDISRLKIF
- a CDS encoding proline--tRNA ligase codes for the protein MLVSQLYAPTLRETPAEAEIVSHQLMLRSGMIRKAAGGVYTYMPLALRVLRKIENIVRQEMDAKGGQELLMPIIQPAEMWQETGRWDVYGDEMFRLKDRHNRDFCLGPTHEEMITTLVRSDVRSYRQLPLKLYQIQNKYRDERRPRFGLMRGREFIMKDLYSFDKDEDGLAKSYDQMYEAYTAIFNRCGLTFRAVEADGGAIGGSGTHEFMVIADSGEAAIVYCPSCEYAANVEKAELEAISIPKEELKTLSIVDTPGTKSIEAVTTLLGITADKVIKTLVYNTDKGVVVALVRGDHEVNEIKLQNLVDCLTIELADEKTIVETLGSIPGFIGPVGIKTPMLIADSTVMNQYNAVCGANTSDKHYCNVNAKRDFSPTIIADIRLIQENDPCPHCSLPVKTARGIEVGQVFKLHTKYSNALKATYLDMNGREQLMVMGCYGIGVSRTMAATIEQNNDEYGIIWPAAIAPYHVVIVPISSKDEAQMSLANSIYKTLNASGIEAVFDDRNERPGVKFKDADLIGYPLKVTVGPKTINENIIEVKVRRTGEVLYFDVNNYLEEIKSLLARL